One genomic segment of Bacillus oleivorans includes these proteins:
- a CDS encoding type IA DNA topoisomerase: MKLIIAEKPSVAKNIADALKVKDKKDGYFEGNGYFITWAFGHLLELFDAKDYDRKMAVWKLENFPFIPSTFQYKVKSDPRNRDKPDNGAYKQLKTIHYLMQRNDVDTIISACDYDREGQLIGDSIIYKIKTDKQVYRLLLNEWTPEAVLSGLENLKPNTEMRPLLDAGISRQWTDWVIGINLTSVATLKYQKGKGKALNIGRVLLPTLKIIYDRDREIENFVPEEYIKLTATFQLENLQTYEGIYAEDGEDKFKKKEQLEAIEQAIMNKNGLVIDKQVERKKEYPPFLFNLSNLQGYITNKYKGWTADKVLKVAQGLYEKKLITYPRTSSLALEESLIEKAAKVLKSAAEDLPYKDEIKFVRSKRIFNNAKVESHSAIIPTYLKPKRLTGDEEIVYRAIKNRFIMQFMPVAEYEETKIQTKVMDTDLSGVFHTKGKIQLVEGWKKVEKIESKDTILPMIEAEDQVVVADQTISSHVTKPPKPHTEMTLLRVMETCGKSYKEEDSEELLGSILSGFSIGTPATRADTIKKLKEVGYITAQNKNLVCTELGRKLVETFPIKDLFDLEFTGRLEKSLSDIEKNRVSQQQFLDVVFQFTNKAVETIKAGQDVTIHQVSLETRSNEALGNCPVCGFKVIEGTKGFGCSNWKNGCKFVIWKNDKFLAAMKKKASKTMVKALLTNQVAFVKGLTSKNGKKFNAYLRYEKNPEQDYFSWKMEFKK; encoded by the coding sequence ATGAAATTAATCATTGCCGAAAAACCATCCGTTGCGAAAAATATAGCGGATGCATTAAAAGTAAAAGACAAAAAAGATGGCTATTTTGAAGGAAATGGCTATTTCATTACGTGGGCATTCGGACATTTACTAGAGCTTTTTGATGCCAAAGATTACGACAGAAAAATGGCTGTGTGGAAGCTAGAAAACTTCCCGTTTATTCCGTCAACCTTCCAATACAAGGTTAAATCTGATCCGAGAAATCGAGATAAACCCGACAATGGGGCTTACAAACAGCTGAAAACGATCCACTATTTAATGCAGCGAAACGATGTTGATACAATCATCTCTGCCTGCGATTATGATCGTGAAGGTCAATTAATCGGGGACAGTATTATCTATAAAATTAAGACCGATAAGCAGGTATACCGGCTCCTTTTAAATGAATGGACGCCTGAGGCCGTTCTTTCGGGGCTAGAAAACCTTAAACCCAATACTGAGATGAGGCCGTTATTAGATGCGGGGATAAGCCGGCAATGGACCGATTGGGTCATTGGCATTAATCTCACATCCGTAGCTACCTTGAAATATCAAAAAGGTAAAGGGAAGGCGTTAAACATAGGCAGGGTATTACTGCCGACATTAAAGATCATATACGACCGAGACCGCGAAATTGAGAATTTTGTACCTGAAGAATATATTAAACTGACGGCAACCTTTCAATTAGAAAATCTGCAAACCTATGAGGGTATATATGCAGAAGACGGAGAGGACAAGTTTAAAAAGAAAGAACAATTAGAGGCAATTGAACAGGCCATTATGAACAAAAATGGACTTGTCATAGATAAACAAGTCGAACGGAAGAAGGAGTATCCGCCCTTTCTTTTTAACCTTTCTAATCTCCAAGGCTACATAACAAATAAATATAAAGGCTGGACCGCAGATAAAGTGTTAAAGGTTGCCCAAGGTTTATATGAAAAGAAGCTAATCACCTATCCGAGGACATCCAGTCTCGCATTAGAGGAAAGTCTAATCGAAAAAGCAGCCAAAGTTTTAAAATCGGCAGCTGAAGATCTTCCCTATAAAGATGAAATTAAGTTTGTCCGGTCAAAAAGGATTTTTAACAATGCCAAGGTTGAGAGTCATAGTGCGATTATTCCGACCTACTTAAAACCAAAGCGTTTAACCGGTGATGAGGAAATCGTTTACAGAGCGATAAAGAATCGTTTTATCATGCAGTTCATGCCTGTAGCGGAATACGAAGAGACAAAAATCCAGACAAAAGTGATGGATACTGATCTTTCCGGGGTGTTTCACACAAAAGGAAAGATTCAGCTCGTAGAGGGGTGGAAGAAGGTTGAGAAGATAGAATCAAAGGATACGATTCTGCCAATGATAGAGGCAGAAGATCAGGTAGTGGTTGCAGATCAAACGATTTCTTCTCATGTCACGAAACCTCCTAAGCCACATACCGAAATGACCTTGCTCAGGGTAATGGAAACCTGCGGAAAAAGCTATAAAGAGGAAGACAGTGAGGAATTATTAGGCAGTATTTTAAGCGGATTTAGTATCGGTACCCCGGCAACCAGAGCAGATACGATTAAAAAGTTAAAGGAAGTCGGCTATATTACAGCACAAAACAAAAATTTGGTCTGTACTGAACTTGGCAGAAAGCTAGTGGAAACGTTCCCGATCAAGGATTTATTTGATTTAGAGTTTACAGGCCGCCTTGAAAAATCTTTATCTGATATTGAAAAAAATCGCGTAAGTCAACAACAATTTTTAGATGTTGTATTTCAGTTTACGAATAAAGCCGTTGAAACGATTAAAGCGGGACAAGACGTAACGATTCATCAGGTGTCGCTGGAAACGAGGTCGAATGAAGCACTCGGTAACTGCCCGGTTTGCGGATTTAAGGTAATTGAGGGGACAAAGGGCTTTGGCTGCTCGAATTGGAAGAACGGGTGTAAGTTTGTGATTTGGAAGAATGATAAATTTCTAGCTGCGATGAAGAAAAAAGCATCGAAAACAATGGTAAAAGCTCTCCTTACTAATCAAGTAGCTTTTGTAAAAGGCCTCACCAGTAAAAACGGTAAAAAGTTTAATGCTTATCTGCGCTATGAAAAAAATCCGGAGCAGGATTATTTCAGCTGGAAGATGGAGTTTAAAAAGTAA
- a CDS encoding ArsR/SmtB family transcription factor: MAKDVCEVTCIDEEKVGRVKNKLAGENPLDVAKVFKALSDDTRIKIAYALAVEDELCVCDVANIVGATTATASHHLRLLKNLGLAKYRKEGKLVFYSLDDEHVKQLIQVAYAHQKEAVEA; encoded by the coding sequence TTGGCTAAAGATGTTTGTGAAGTTACGTGTATAGATGAGGAAAAAGTAGGTCGAGTAAAAAACAAGCTAGCTGGAGAAAACCCATTAGATGTTGCTAAGGTTTTTAAGGCATTGTCAGATGATACCAGAATTAAAATAGCGTATGCCCTTGCTGTAGAAGACGAATTATGTGTTTGTGATGTAGCTAACATTGTGGGAGCAACTACAGCCACTGCCTCCCATCATCTGCGTTTATTAAAAAATCTTGGCTTAGCCAAATATAGAAAAGAAGGAAAATTGGTATTTTATTCATTAGACGATGAACATGTAAAGCAACTCATCCAGGTGGCATATGCACACCAAAAGGAGGCTGTTGAAGCTTGA
- a CDS encoding heavy metal translocating P-type ATPase has product MNEVTEALERKTVYRVEGFSCANCAGKFERNVKQLPGVQDARVNFGASKISVYGSTTIEDLEKAGAFENLKVTPENPVQVQGTNQAAEKEAKEPIYKKHSTLLFASLLIVFGYVSQFVNGEDNLVTSLLFAAAIVIGGFSLFKVGFQNLSHLEFDMKTLMTVAVIGAAIIGEWAEGAIVVILFAISEALERFSMDRARQSIRSLMDIAPKEALVRRNGQELMVHVDQIAVGDIMIVKPGQKIAMDGIVVKGYSAVNQAAITGESVPVEKTAGNEVFAGTLNEEGLLEVKVTKLVDDTTIAKIIHLVEEAQGERAPSQAFVDKFAKYYTPAIMAIAALVAVIPPLLINGSWQTWVYQGLAVLVVGCPCALVISTPISIVSAIGNAAKNGVLIKGGIYLEQMGIIKAMAFDKTGTLTKGVPVVTDFKIINNKMSENQLFTLIAALEKRSGHPLASAIVKKAEEANISFADVMVEDFTSITGKGIQGTINSTTYYIGSPQLFEEFQTTVFDKSLQQQIQELQQQGKTVMAAGTKEEILAFLAVADEVREESKEVMEKLHQMGIEQTVMLSGDNKSTSNAIGKNVGVTEIQAELLPEDKLTFIQNLRSEYKHVAMVGDGVNDAPALAASTVGIAMGGAGTDTALETADVALMGDDLKKLPFTIKLSRKALNIIKQNIMFSISIKVLALLLVVPNWLTLWIAVLADMGATILVTLNSLRLLRVRE; this is encoded by the coding sequence TTGAACGAAGTAACAGAAGCCTTAGAAAGGAAAACAGTGTATAGGGTTGAAGGGTTTTCATGTGCTAATTGTGCAGGAAAGTTTGAAAGGAATGTGAAACAGCTTCCCGGCGTTCAGGATGCAAGAGTGAATTTTGGTGCATCCAAAATATCAGTTTACGGAAGTACAACCATTGAAGATTTAGAAAAGGCAGGTGCCTTCGAAAACCTAAAAGTCACCCCTGAAAATCCTGTTCAAGTGCAGGGAACGAATCAAGCAGCTGAAAAGGAAGCCAAAGAACCAATTTATAAAAAGCATAGCACTTTATTATTTGCATCCCTATTAATCGTCTTTGGTTATGTTTCTCAATTCGTAAATGGGGAAGACAATCTTGTGACATCCCTTTTATTTGCAGCCGCGATTGTGATAGGCGGTTTCTCTCTCTTTAAAGTGGGATTTCAAAATTTAAGTCACTTAGAATTTGACATGAAAACCCTTATGACAGTGGCGGTTATTGGAGCAGCGATTATTGGAGAGTGGGCAGAAGGTGCGATTGTCGTTATTCTGTTTGCCATAAGTGAAGCTCTAGAACGATTTTCAATGGATCGGGCAAGGCAATCGATTCGATCACTTATGGACATCGCTCCGAAGGAAGCACTGGTGCGAAGGAATGGACAGGAATTGATGGTTCATGTCGATCAAATCGCAGTCGGTGATATCATGATCGTTAAACCAGGGCAGAAAATCGCAATGGACGGTATTGTTGTAAAGGGATATTCTGCTGTTAATCAGGCTGCCATCACAGGGGAATCAGTTCCGGTTGAGAAAACCGCAGGTAATGAAGTATTTGCTGGTACCTTAAATGAAGAAGGCTTGCTAGAGGTTAAAGTAACAAAATTAGTAGATGATACTACTATTGCCAAAATCATTCATCTTGTCGAGGAGGCCCAAGGGGAGAGGGCTCCATCACAAGCCTTTGTCGATAAATTTGCAAAGTATTACACACCCGCCATTATGGCCATAGCTGCATTAGTAGCAGTTATTCCGCCGCTTTTAATCAATGGAAGCTGGCAGACATGGGTGTATCAAGGCCTAGCCGTTCTTGTCGTTGGCTGTCCCTGTGCATTGGTAATCTCAACACCGATTTCTATCGTTTCAGCAATTGGAAATGCAGCTAAAAACGGTGTTCTGATTAAAGGCGGTATTTATCTAGAACAAATGGGTATTATTAAGGCGATGGCCTTCGATAAAACCGGTACCCTTACAAAAGGTGTACCCGTTGTAACCGATTTTAAAATTATAAATAACAAAATGAGCGAAAATCAGTTATTTACACTTATTGCTGCTTTAGAAAAACGTTCTGGGCATCCACTGGCTTCAGCTATAGTAAAAAAAGCGGAAGAAGCCAACATATCATTTGCAGATGTAATGGTAGAAGACTTTACTTCCATTACAGGTAAAGGTATTCAAGGAACGATAAACAGTACGACCTATTATATTGGCAGTCCACAATTATTTGAAGAATTCCAGACAACTGTCTTCGATAAAAGCCTTCAGCAACAGATTCAAGAGCTTCAGCAACAAGGTAAAACCGTGATGGCAGCTGGAACTAAAGAAGAGATTCTCGCTTTTCTGGCCGTAGCTGATGAAGTACGGGAAGAGAGTAAAGAAGTAATGGAAAAACTGCATCAAATGGGCATTGAACAAACGGTTATGCTCAGTGGTGATAATAAAAGCACATCTAATGCGATTGGCAAAAATGTTGGAGTAACAGAAATTCAAGCTGAACTTTTACCGGAGGATAAGTTAACCTTTATTCAAAACTTGAGATCGGAGTATAAACATGTAGCCATGGTGGGCGATGGGGTTAATGACGCCCCTGCACTAGCTGCTTCAACAGTAGGAATTGCAATGGGCGGAGCCGGTACGGATACGGCACTGGAAACGGCAGATGTTGCCCTTATGGGCGATGATTTAAAGAAACTGCCATTTACCATTAAATTGAGCCGTAAAGCTTTAAATATTATTAAACAAAACATCATGTTCTCCATCAGTATTAAGGTGTTAGCCTTATTACTTGTAGTGCCGAACTGGCTAACTCTTTGGATTGCAGTACTCGCTGATATGGGAGCTACTATTTTAGTTACATTAAATAGCTTGCGACTATTGCGAGTTAGGGAGTAA
- a CDS encoding winged helix-turn-helix transcriptional regulator — translation MNKSLICPKFEKAMSILGQRWTGLVIYQLLNGPQRFCTLESSIGISGRVLSERLKDLESQGIVKREVFPETPVRIEYSLTEKGLSLEPIMKSIENWSQEWIETETAAVK, via the coding sequence ATGAACAAATCCTTGATTTGTCCCAAATTTGAAAAAGCTATGAGTATTTTAGGCCAGCGCTGGACTGGACTTGTTATATATCAATTATTGAACGGACCACAGCGTTTCTGCACACTCGAATCCTCTATTGGGATTAGCGGACGGGTTCTTTCAGAGAGACTAAAAGATTTGGAAAGCCAAGGCATTGTTAAAAGAGAGGTCTTTCCTGAGACACCTGTTCGGATTGAATATTCCCTAACAGAAAAAGGACTCTCTTTAGAACCCATCATGAAGAGTATTGAAAATTGGTCTCAAGAGTGGATAGAAACCGAAACAGCAGCCGTAAAATAA
- a CDS encoding ABC transporter permease, whose translation MKKTYLLFALIILSFASVFIGVSAISPLDLFHLTEAQAQILLSSRLPRLITIIVAGASMSICGLIMQQLSRNKFVSPTTAGTMDSARLGVLVSLMIFTTASPLEKMLVSFVFALLGTFVFMKILDKIKFKDTIFIPLVGLMFGNIVNSITTFFAYRGDLIQNISSWLHGDFSMIVEGQYELIYVSIPLLIVAYVFANKFTIAGMGEDFAKNLGLKYKQVVNIGLVIVALITSSVVLTVGMIPFLGLIIPNIVSIYHGDHLKNNLFHTALLGAVFVLFCDILGRVIIYPYEISISLTVGVIGSAIFVYLLLRRKAYE comes from the coding sequence ATGAAAAAAACATACTTGCTATTTGCTTTAATTATATTATCGTTTGCTTCTGTATTTATTGGGGTAAGTGCGATTTCGCCACTCGATTTATTTCATTTAACAGAAGCTCAAGCACAAATCTTGTTATCTAGCAGATTGCCAAGATTAATTACAATCATTGTGGCAGGTGCAAGTATGAGTATTTGTGGTTTAATCATGCAGCAATTAAGCAGAAACAAATTTGTTTCGCCGACGACAGCAGGAACAATGGATTCTGCAAGGCTTGGAGTATTAGTTTCCCTCATGATTTTTACCACAGCAAGCCCTTTGGAAAAAATGCTCGTTTCTTTTGTGTTTGCCCTTTTGGGGACATTCGTTTTTATGAAAATCCTAGATAAGATTAAATTTAAGGATACAATTTTTATACCGCTTGTTGGGTTAATGTTTGGGAATATCGTTAACTCAATCACTACCTTTTTTGCATATAGAGGTGACTTAATCCAAAACATATCATCATGGCTTCATGGTGATTTTTCCATGATTGTTGAGGGACAATATGAGTTAATTTATGTCAGTATCCCGTTACTTATTGTCGCATACGTTTTTGCCAATAAATTTACGATTGCAGGCATGGGAGAGGACTTTGCAAAAAATTTAGGGCTAAAGTACAAACAGGTTGTGAATATTGGGCTAGTGATCGTTGCCCTTATTACTTCATCTGTTGTTCTTACAGTTGGAATGATTCCATTTTTAGGTTTGATCATTCCAAATATCGTGAGCATCTATCATGGTGACCATTTAAAAAATAACCTGTTCCATACAGCCTTACTGGGTGCAGTCTTTGTCCTGTTTTGCGACATTCTGGGCCGCGTCATTATTTACCCATATGAAATCTCCATTAGCTTAACCGTAGGTGTCATTGGCAGTGCCATCTTTGTTTATTTACTGTTGAGGAGAAAAGCATATGAGTAA
- a CDS encoding iron chelate uptake ABC transporter family permease subunit: MSNKNKLLVLTAIAILLISLFLFFDIGSNWDYVLPRRVTKIVAIVLAGAAIAYSTLVFQTITNNRILTPSILGLDSLYLLIQTIVVFLFGSATVMMMQAQVNFLISLGLMVIFSSILFKLLFKKEGQNIYFLLLIGLIFGTLFESFSSFMQVLIDPNEFLIVQDRMFASLNNVNSDIIWIALILLAAAFLYSMKFIKYLDVMSMGREHAINLGIDYDYVVKRLLLVVAILISIPTALIGPITFLGLLVVNVTYEFLKTYQHKFLIIGSVLVSIVALVGGQLIVERIFTFSVPISVIINFIGGIYFIYLLLKERKSW; the protein is encoded by the coding sequence ATGAGTAATAAAAATAAACTTCTTGTATTAACGGCCATTGCCATTTTGCTTATTTCATTGTTCTTATTTTTTGATATCGGTTCAAATTGGGATTATGTCCTCCCAAGAAGGGTCACAAAGATTGTTGCAATCGTTTTAGCTGGGGCTGCGATTGCTTATTCGACACTTGTTTTTCAAACGATAACAAATAATAGAATCTTAACTCCGAGTATTCTAGGATTAGACTCTCTTTATCTATTAATTCAAACGATTGTTGTGTTTTTATTCGGATCGGCAACTGTGATGATGATGCAAGCGCAAGTCAATTTTCTCATCTCGCTTGGTTTGATGGTAATATTCTCAAGTATTTTATTTAAACTGCTCTTTAAAAAAGAAGGGCAAAATATCTACTTCCTGCTATTAATCGGATTAATATTTGGAACGCTATTTGAAAGTTTTTCTTCCTTTATGCAGGTATTAATTGATCCCAATGAATTTTTAATCGTACAGGACCGAATGTTTGCCAGTCTTAATAATGTGAATTCAGATATCATCTGGATTGCATTGATTTTATTGGCAGCAGCTTTCCTATACAGCATGAAATTTATAAAATATCTAGATGTCATGTCTATGGGAAGAGAACATGCGATTAACTTGGGCATTGATTATGATTATGTGGTGAAACGACTGCTGCTGGTTGTTGCCATCTTAATCTCGATCCCAACTGCATTAATTGGTCCGATCACCTTCTTAGGGCTCTTAGTAGTTAATGTTACGTATGAGTTTTTAAAAACCTATCAACATAAGTTTTTAATAATAGGTTCGGTACTGGTGAGTATTGTTGCTTTAGTAGGGGGACAATTGATTGTGGAAAGAATCTTTACATTTTCCGTCCCAATCAGTGTCATTATTAACTTTATAGGTGGCATTTACTTTATCTATCTATTATTAAAGGAGCGAAAATCATGGTAG
- a CDS encoding ABC transporter ATP-binding protein, producing the protein MVDIRNVYKGYGDKNVIENVSVQIQKGKITSFIGPNGAGKSTLLSMISRLIEKDQGDIYIDGQDITKAKSNDLAKKISILKQSNHINLRLTIKELVSFGRFPYSQGRLTDEDWKYVNEAIDYMELADIQDKYLDQLSGGQKQRAFIAMVIAQDTEYVLLDEPLNNLDMKHSVQIMKTLKRLVEELGKTVVIVLHDINFASVYSDYIVAMKDGKVVNEGKAEDIIDSRVLKEIYDMDIEIENIQNKKICVYF; encoded by the coding sequence ATGGTAGATATAAGAAATGTGTATAAAGGTTACGGTGATAAGAATGTAATTGAAAATGTCTCAGTTCAAATTCAAAAAGGAAAAATTACTTCCTTTATTGGACCGAATGGTGCTGGGAAAAGTACGTTATTATCCATGATTAGCCGCCTGATTGAGAAGGATCAGGGAGACATTTATATTGATGGACAAGACATTACAAAAGCGAAAAGTAATGATCTTGCCAAAAAGATTTCCATACTCAAACAATCGAATCATATTAATTTACGTTTAACCATTAAAGAACTCGTTTCTTTTGGACGCTTTCCATATTCCCAAGGAAGACTGACCGATGAGGATTGGAAATATGTGAATGAAGCGATTGATTATATGGAGCTGGCTGACATACAAGACAAGTATCTGGATCAATTAAGTGGCGGTCAAAAGCAAAGAGCCTTTATTGCCATGGTAATCGCCCAGGATACTGAATATGTTCTGCTGGACGAACCGCTTAACAATCTCGATATGAAACACTCTGTGCAAATAATGAAGACATTAAAACGATTAGTGGAAGAACTAGGCAAGACCGTCGTTATTGTATTGCATGACATTAATTTTGCATCTGTTTACTCTGATTACATCGTAGCAATGAAAGACGGAAAAGTCGTCAATGAAGGCAAAGCCGAGGACATCATTGACTCTAGGGTTCTTAAAGAAATCTACGACATGGACATTGAAATCGAAAACATCCAAAACAAAAAAATCTGCGTCTACTTTTAG
- a CDS encoding YndJ family protein yields MKENLEKITQYKMTVIHIFLFLIVVLIGNYPWYTLMLTAAQLVYLPLCLKLIVNKQAKFYKIYTYVGWIAYLGIVVVYTVEQKNLDITAGFIWLIFTILIGCYGLARFLQRGFTKIEEFMIDMGLIYLPIGGAWFFAHLAAINTGFSPMITLLTAVHFHYASFLLPIFTGFLGRLVNKTKLYMAVCLIIIVSPILVAIGISFSIWIEVLSVLLYIIGIYGLVVLSFQAAFTVNLQKWLVRIAFFSLAITILVSLVYAFGNLVGLPISIDFMLRSHGILNSIFFAFLGLIGWSLSIPPSKERTLPFPVSMIKGRGVIGKTVLAGIEDSTVVYPGLVDKMEVFEPDINMATLAPAIIDFYENTQDYRLFASVKWQPWFKPFAFIYRGVSQYVKQINLPLSRKQVEMTGEIVPVQEILDGRRTPRAWVRKIENEVTFVALYSFHQTRESTYMNIALPLPGASMIGILELSQTGNQLQLTSKRQKTSDADSGIYLSRSNSLFKLPLEEVFRVAEVQEGILTAHHQMWIFSLPFLSIKYDIYHKGHI; encoded by the coding sequence ATGAAGGAGAATTTAGAGAAAATAACACAATATAAAATGACCGTAATTCATATTTTCTTGTTTCTTATAGTTGTCCTTATCGGTAACTACCCCTGGTACACGCTCATGTTAACGGCTGCGCAGCTAGTATACTTACCTTTGTGTCTTAAACTGATCGTAAATAAGCAGGCTAAGTTTTATAAAATTTATACATATGTTGGATGGATTGCCTATCTCGGAATTGTGGTTGTATATACTGTTGAACAGAAAAACCTGGATATTACTGCAGGGTTTATATGGCTTATCTTTACTATTTTGATTGGATGTTACGGACTAGCCCGTTTCCTGCAAAGAGGTTTTACGAAAATAGAGGAATTTATGATAGATATGGGGCTGATTTATCTGCCAATTGGCGGAGCCTGGTTTTTCGCCCACCTGGCAGCTATCAACACAGGTTTTTCCCCAATGATTACCTTGCTGACTGCTGTGCATTTTCATTATGCATCTTTCTTGTTGCCTATTTTTACAGGCTTTTTAGGCAGGCTCGTTAATAAAACGAAACTATATATGGCGGTATGCCTGATTATTATCGTCTCACCTATTTTAGTCGCGATAGGAATCTCCTTTTCCATTTGGATCGAAGTCCTGTCTGTACTGCTGTATATCATAGGGATTTACGGTCTTGTTGTTTTATCGTTCCAGGCTGCTTTTACTGTTAACCTTCAGAAATGGCTGGTTCGTATTGCCTTTTTCTCTTTGGCCATCACGATCCTGGTTTCTCTCGTGTATGCTTTTGGAAATTTAGTCGGGTTGCCAATTTCGATTGACTTTATGCTGCGATCCCACGGGATCCTCAATTCTATTTTCTTTGCTTTCTTAGGACTGATAGGATGGTCTCTTTCTATCCCACCCTCAAAAGAGAGGACATTACCTTTCCCCGTCAGTATGATTAAAGGAAGAGGAGTAATTGGTAAGACGGTTCTAGCTGGAATCGAGGATTCGACGGTAGTCTATCCTGGTCTTGTAGATAAAATGGAGGTATTTGAACCTGATATCAATATGGCAACCTTAGCTCCTGCCATTATTGACTTTTATGAAAATACTCAAGATTACCGGCTCTTTGCCTCCGTAAAATGGCAGCCTTGGTTCAAACCATTTGCCTTTATTTATCGTGGGGTAAGCCAATATGTCAAACAAATCAATTTGCCGCTGTCAAGGAAGCAAGTCGAAATGACAGGAGAGATTGTTCCTGTTCAAGAAATTTTAGATGGGAGAAGAACACCCAGGGCATGGGTTCGCAAGATAGAGAATGAAGTGACGTTCGTGGCTCTTTATTCCTTTCATCAAACAAGGGAGAGTACATATATGAATATAGCGCTCCCGCTGCCGGGTGCATCCATGATAGGAATCTTAGAGTTAAGCCAAACAGGTAATCAGCTTCAATTAACAAGCAAAAGGCAAAAAACCAGCGATGCGGATTCGGGGATTTATTTGTCTCGATCAAATTCGTTGTTTAAATTACCACTTGAAGAAGTGTTTCGAGTGGCAGAGGTTCAAGAGGGGATTTTAACAGCTCATCACCAAATGTGGATTTTCTCACTCCCCTTTTTATCAATTAAATATGACATTTACCATAAGGGTCATATATAG
- a CDS encoding DUF4166 domain-containing protein: MSIYKKVLGNEFYRLHPMLQKRYSIGAGSCFKGSGIMKKIQGGPKWLYPLFVMGSRWKLLFPEYGRNIPFTIVNSPRVGKTGEEQVHWERIFYFGEKKRYFNALMSFDQERQIIKDYLGEPSLLYSDLVLTVSKEGALIITSKRQRLIIGRIEIPLPKPLQGLATVTERYVEERAAYSIQVIVRNPLIGDVFSYEGEFRENNTI, encoded by the coding sequence GTGTCTATCTATAAAAAAGTGCTAGGAAACGAGTTTTATAGACTTCATCCCATGCTGCAAAAGCGATATTCGATTGGAGCAGGAAGCTGTTTTAAAGGATCGGGAATTATGAAAAAGATTCAAGGGGGCCCTAAATGGCTGTACCCATTGTTTGTCATGGGGTCGAGATGGAAATTGCTTTTCCCAGAATATGGGAGAAACATTCCCTTTACGATTGTTAATTCACCACGGGTTGGAAAAACGGGAGAGGAACAAGTCCATTGGGAACGGATATTTTATTTTGGCGAGAAGAAAAGGTACTTTAATGCTCTTATGAGTTTTGATCAGGAAAGGCAGATTATTAAAGATTATTTAGGAGAACCCAGTCTTCTTTATTCAGATCTGGTTCTGACTGTTTCGAAAGAAGGGGCTTTAATCATTACGTCTAAAAGGCAGCGTCTTATTATCGGGAGAATAGAGATCCCTCTGCCAAAACCTTTACAAGGTCTTGCTACGGTAACAGAAAGATATGTAGAGGAACGTGCAGCCTACTCGATTCAAGTCATTGTTAGGAATCCTTTAATTGGAGATGTTTTTTCTTATGAAGGAGAATTTAGAGAAAATAACACAATATAA